CATCACAAAGAACAGCAACAATAAAGCTGAAGATTTAGAAGTATctaatcaatttcaccaaaaagTAACCAAGAAACTGAAATTTATAATTCATTTCCAAAGCATTACAAATCAAAACAAAGCTCATAACAGCTTCGAATTACTTCGTTGTCAAATAACTAAACTTAGAAAATTACACAAACCCTAATACTAAATTTACAGAAAACCCCAATTTTAAGAAAACCAAACCCTAACCTCCAAATCCATAAAGAGTTCTCCCCTGTCGTTTCAAAGCATAAACGACATCCATAGCAGTAACAGTCTTTCTTCGGGCATGTTCAGTATAAGTAACAGCATCACGAATCACATTCTCAAGAAAGATCTTAAGAACACCACGAGTCTCTTCATAAATCAATCCACTGATACGTTTCACTCCACCTCTTCTTGCTAATCTTCTGATAGCTGGCTTGGTAATACCTTGGATGTTATCTCTCAGAACTTTTCTATGCCTTTTTGCTCCTCCCTTTCCCAAACCCTTTCCTCCTTTTCCTCTTCctgacatttttttttctctaaaattgaaatttctttctctctggattttttttctttctttctttgatttgTGAGAgatggtggtgggtggtggtggttattTATAGATTTAATTTGGACTTTGTCAAACTTTTGATATGGTGTTTGTACCGTTAGATAGAACGATGATCCGTATGAATGATATTTGTTTGTAAATTAACCGTCAGATTTAAAACACTGGTTTTCTATTGGCTGAATAAGAAGTATTAGGATTGTGCTTTTCTGTTTCTTATTTTCCTTTTTGTGTTTTCGCTTTGAGAAAGACATGACGTTCTCGCGCGTTGGATGGGGTAAGGATCCGTATGAGGGCTTTATGTTTGTATTATCACCGTTGATTTGGAGTTTGGGGAAAAGAgtgtaaaaactaaaaaccttgtaAAAATTCTCAATCTGTTCGTCCAAGGGTCTCGCCAATAAATGGGGTGGTTTTTTCACCAACTCTGTATCCAAAAAGGAAATTAGAGAAATCCTTGATATCCTTAAGATGGGTAGAATCAAATTAGATGACAAATATTTGGGAATACCCTTGTTTACTCATAAATCCAAGTTACATTGTTTTGAGCCAATTCTAGGAAAGGTAACAGTTAGACTAAAAGGATGGAGTGGTCCTTTCCCTAGCAGGGAAAGGGGTGATGATTAAACATATAGTTGACTCTCTAGCAACATACCAAATGTCTTACTTCGTCATCTCAAAGGAAATAACGAAAAAATGGACTCTCAAAATCGGGATTTTCGGTGAGGTCACTTGGAGGACAACGCGAGGGGATGGTGCCCAAAAAATTTCACTTGTTTAACATATCCATGTCGACAAAAACGGCGTGACGTATGATACAAAATCCTGATTCCCTAACTTCCAGAGTTCCAAAATCCAAATATTTCAAACATTCTTATCCTCGGTATCTCTAAACCAAAAGCAAACTTCTCATGATTCTTGAAGGGTCTATGGAATGGTATCAAAATAATTCAAGACGAAGCTATCTGGAAAATAGGAAATGGAAGATAAATCCAACTGTGGACACACAATTTGATCCCACATAACTCTCCAAATCACATAACTCGAAGTGATATAAAACCCATTATCGAGAACGCGGTAATAAAAGTTAGTGATGTCTTAAACCATGACGCGACTGAATGGAATACTGATTTTCTCCAACAACTTCTCCCTTTCACAAGTTGTACAGAATATCTTATCTATCAATCTTCATCAAACTCCATGGTACCCTTATCTAGCCTCTagccaaaaaaggaaatcttACGGTGAAATCTGTGTGCGACCATCTCACCAAAAATTCTTCGATAAACAATGCTCAATCTTTGAACCAAAATCCGACATGGAATAATATTTGGAGCTTGGACATCCTTCCTCATATTTGTGTCTTTGTGTGGAAATGTTATAATGGTATTCTACCAGTTAGTGGTTTGGTGGATATATGTGTATCGACTATAAATACAACATGCTCTATGTGTGACAACTATGTGGAAACGGACGAACATGCTCTCATACAGTGCTCGTTTCGCAGGGCTTTTCGACTAGGAATGAACTATACAATACACAACACTCTTGGGATTAGAAATTGGATAGAAAATTGGATAAACAATAGGCAAACCACCCAGTTCAACAATATAAAAGGAAACCAATTAGTTGCTATAGTAAGTTGGCATGTATGGAAAATGAGGTGTCTCAAATGCTTCTGAAATATCCAACAATCTCCCAAAACAATAATCACACTTATAAAAACCCAGCTAAAAGCTTGTCTCGATATTACCTCTCGTCTTACCCACCCAAGGAATGAAAAactagcataatctcacattcggATTGAAAAATATACTCAAACCATGTTATGCTACAGTTTATGGTACCGCAGGTTAGCTGTTGATTGTGGTCATAATCCTTACAGGTGAAGGAGGAGTCTGCAGGTGACAAAGGGTCTTCCACTGTGAAGTAAACTCTCTGGATGAAAGTGACATTGTGGGAGTGATTGTATTTGTGAGGTGGTACCAACAACAAAGAAACAAGATTTGCAACTTGGAGATCGAAGACAAAAAGATGATAAAGAATCTCAATCTCAAATGGAGAAACCAGCAAGCACCAACAAGTTCTAAATACATCGACGATAATTtggatttattttgttattttagaagttttaattttatttcccTAAGGCAAGTGTGGATGCCAAAACTTATTTTAATTGCAAAGTCTTATGTCTCATCCTCTGGAGATGGTGGCTCGTACCTATCTTCTCTAAAGTGTATTATTCTCTCACAAAATAATACTACTCATACGCCAAATTTGAGTAGTTAGTCTTCTAAATGCAatggttttttcaaaaaaaaaaaaattggtttttattGGCTGGATAAAAAATATGCGGATCACAATCTCTTtactctctttttgatttttgttttttctccGGAGAGGATATTTGGGAGCTTGGAAATGGGATAACTTATTCTATAATAGTTTATGTTAATTCAATTTatgataattttattattggtttattTGAATGTTATTTGTCTAAAATTCTTTCATTTTTGGGTTAAGTTAACTTGTGTTTGTTTAATTctagaaataaataaatactataaataattatttttaggGAAACTGCTTATTCTAAAGGAAAATAAATGTTTAACTCGGGTGAGGATATACGTGTTCCATGTATTTGGAAGAACACCATAACCTCACTTTTTtagcttcctaaaatcaaggaaAGTTTGGTAATCCTTATACAAAATTAGAATTGCAGTGAGACAAATACATTTTAACCGTTTTTTATTGGATAACCCAACATGGGATGGGATATCCAAGGTACCAAACACGGCCCAAAAGTCTCAAAATGGCAGGGACGATGTCAGGATTTTTCACAGGGAATTAAGCTGGAAAAAATAAGCACGATTTATAGCaacaaaagataaaaacaaagttACATAACTTTATAATTGTCAAATGTTACACAAAACGTTCTTTTAAATCTCGATGATTAAATCTATGCCAAACTTCCTAGAAGTTTCTTTTTCAATATACATAACCATATAGTCTATAAGGATGCTTATCTCATTGTAAAAGTCTGGTTTTGACAATTTCCATTGTCGAAAATACTCGCTATGTTGTTGTCGTAAGAACTGGTAGGGTAAGCAGAAGTTCAATGTAATCAATTTTCCATTCTTCACCATCCATTCACACAAAcgaagatacaattgaagcaaaatcggttttgattcactcgaatcaattcatgaacattatagtcacggcttgcaaagattgcattccttattatacaaatgtatttattcatgaaaacccaattttagaacttaacccactatagtatgcaaatgggtaagcATACTTAAAGTTCCCGGACCTGGTTTGTTCGCcattatgcaaacgggtacgcatgctgtcgttcacgaccgaactcagttgaaatcattacgcatacgggtatgcatactatagttctcggacttcaactgttgaagcagtacacatacgggtatgcatactaaattcttgGACTTGGAATATAcctgcaacagttagcatacaagtacacatgttgtgttatatccaatcaatggttaattattctaaactcccattttaatcattgaaacattcttggaagacgagaatagctgtctcacacaaactattagcttcaaagaaattttcaagtgatctaatgatcaatgcgaaacattctgagtctacatcaaatgactgacttacataaataatataaaatgttaccagacgattttcatatgatcatcttttgactttcgtcaagaataaaagacgAACTttgtcaaagcgaaagcttaccaacatatatttcgagaaatatgtaagcgagttaaattcagctcgaaatatcaaatgtgtataaagtaaagtctatatagctatacgacttttgtctcaataggagatagaatagaaatagacttctgagtgatagatgagttcaagtctccacataccttttgttaatgaagttccacaagttccccttagtagttcttcgtcttcaatcgatgaacgccgtgaagtctaaagctcaaatgcacattctatcctaatccgggacataaatataagtagactagaaatcaagacttatagttttggcaacaaacaagcttgagatagaaacgcttgcgagttcgatcgagcaatgctctaacagctagGTTATAATGAGATTCTTTTATATCACCGAGATATATACAGAAACCCAGAACAAATAAAGTTAGGGAGAAGCACGGCTGGAGAGCCGTGGACAGAAAACAGTAGCCGCAAAAAGGAAgaagactagggtttgattttctggttccGTTTTAATTAGTGAGGATTTTATTTAGATtaatttatggcttttgagaaagccatgtctagctaatccATATTAGGGTGAAAGCATGAACTTGTAGTTTGATTACATGTATTCGTGAACATGGGTTTTCATAATTTGAGCTTAATGTTAATGTTTATGTCTCTCTATCAATGTTTTACTTTCTAACAAGATTTTTCATGtgctatgccatgtatagttcaTTGTTGGATTAGTAGAAAAACTCACTGAACCTAAGCAATAATGGAATTATGAATATTCCTTGACTCTTCATGCCATGTATGATCAGTGCTTAGAAATTCTACTTTTAGGTGAGAACAAATAATTCGTTTTTGATGATACTTGTCAATGATTCGTGAATGCAATATCTTCCGTGTATGAGTAGTTAGGCTTACCACTCTGCATGAGTAAATTCGAGACCCTTTgtgattgaatacaaataactTACCTATAACAGATTCCCGGATCCCTAATACCATCACAATTTGTTTACGTTTTCCATTATTTCGATTTCGTAGTTTCATAATCTTAGTCACCAATCCACAAACCTATGAAATATATAACTTGATTAGTTAttattgatattaattagtagtagtattttcacatttatcgtgggaacgacctgtacttgcaaTTGTCTgctagttagacattgtgcacttgcaatatattattgtaggtttcccaacctaccaatttcgcagaaaaggaagccaggcttcaaaacttaACTTATGTCTGGGAAAATCTTTATAGTTTATACATCTGATGAAGATACGTTtgaggaatttaatcacaaattgtCAGAAATAGTGAATGCTTGTTGTTCATTAGAAAAAGACTATTCCTGAacgggatattgtgatgaaaattctgagaTCTTTTCCAGCTCGATACGAGTCTAAGGAACATGCCATCATGAAAGGAAACGATCTTACTACACTTTCCAGGagtactcttgttgggaagttaaagatctttgatcatgaacaacaAACTAAAGCTGATAAAGctattgcgttcaaagcacttaaAAACACTGATGTACTTGCTAAAAGTGAAAGTGTTGGTATCTCTGAGAAAGAGTTTTTTAACgaactttcagatgaagatcttgaaaattcggtttctcttattacaagacagtttagagatattATCAAAAAGAGGAATAAACGGTTCTCAAGAGAACATCCTTCATCATCAGCCAAACCTCATGATCGTATGACCCctgaaaaggatgaggatgagaGTGATGATGA
The nucleotide sequence above comes from Papaver somniferum cultivar HN1 chromosome 8, ASM357369v1, whole genome shotgun sequence. Encoded proteins:
- the LOC113306693 gene encoding histone H4, with translation MSGRGKGGKGLGKGGAKRHRKVLRDNIQGITKPAIRRLARRGGVKRISGLIYEETRGVLKIFLENVIRDAVTYTEHARRKTVTAMDVVYALKRQGRTLYGFGG